The Tripterygium wilfordii isolate XIE 37 chromosome 1, ASM1340144v1, whole genome shotgun sequence sequence GCTCAGGAGTATTGTGCAATAGTTCTTCTATTAGCACTGTGTTATTGAAGTCTTGAAGCTGTCTGCTCTGAGGTGTTGGAAGTTTATAATCAATTAGTGAAGCACCAGTTTTCTAAAGTAGTTTCTGCAACTCCAGCAATACTTCATGTTTTAcatgttgatgaataatgcTGAGCATAGAAACTTCAAATCTTTTCTTCAGCCTGAAAAGTATATCTTCTTGCATATTTGATAAATGAGcctcaaataatttatttgcataagccacttcataaaataaaatcaggGTGACAAATAGATGTCTAAGCTCGTATGTTGTTGCCTAAGTTGCAGCCTCGTCCATTGCGTCATGCCATTCATGATCATTATCGATTAAAACCATCGCATTGCATGTTTCTTGAAAAGAGTCATAAAGAATTCCATTGAATGTTCTGATGTCTATATAGTTTGTTGGTCCTTTCATATGACCAAGTAACAATCGTAAATAATACAATTCTCCTACAGTAGAAGGAACATATGATATTCCACCAATACACTCTCCTCGTTGTCTCCGAAACCAAAACTTATTTTTTCCATCCCATCTCCAAAAAGAGGGGAATTCAGCATATGTTAGTTGACATGCATCTTCAGCTGTGCAATTTGTAGACATCCACTCTGTTAACATAGTCTTTTCTATACCAAGTTGATGCAACAGTCCATCAACATTTTGATCACCTTGAAAGATTATATTATTCATCAACGGTAAGTGAATTGTAAGATTTTGAACCGCATGAAACTTATAGTGGATGTCAAAGTCGAAAATCGTCCAAATTGATTCATATGCAGTAAGATATCTACAATCAAGAAAAGTTTGAATTTCATCAATAACTTTGGATTGAGCTGATGAACTGGGTTGAACTTGGTCAATGTTTTCATGTAACATTGCTCTTGCTCTATCTGGTCCCTTATTGATATACTTAAATAAGTATTTGATTGATCTTGAGCGATTACACCATTCAACATTTACATGTGCTTGATACTTTAATAGCAGTCCTTTATTGTAAGGAACAACAAATCGATTGTCAAGTTTCACTCCTTCTTTAACAATTGTTCTGTTATCATCACATCTTctataaataacaaaaccatCATCTGCAATAAGAATTTCTGAGCTGTACTTTTTTGGGAAATGTTTGGTACACCATTGATTTCTCATATAGGGTGCTTTAGGATTGGTAACACCACAAGGTCCATGAATCATAAAAGTTGAAACGATGTTGTAGAGTATGGGATCTAACTGTTTATCTAGAATTTCTGCACAGATAATCTCATTAATATCATCAGTGGTTGAATATTTATCATTTGGATGGAGCCATACTATTATATGAACATGAGGTAAACTTTTTTTCTGAAACTCTATAGTATGTATGCCACCGATAGCTCTGTCAAAgtagttttcttgttttatatCTTTCATGAACTCAATTAGTTTCATGTGGAAAACTCGGGAGACAATATCGGGTCTGTCTTCTGCTCGTTGTCCTAGGATGAGATTCAATGCATCACATATCTCTTTCCACTGTTTATTACATGTAAAAGTGATGAAAAGATCATGATTTCCAAGAGAATGACAAATTGCCATTGCATCATGATAATGTTGAATCATATAGCAAGGGCTTCCTGATAGAATAATACGTTTTCCAATTGTATTTGCACTAATATCTCCATGAAGAAATGCATTTTGTACACCTTTGTAGATTTCAGATATATAATGCTCTTGTTGATACTTAAATCGAATATAAAGCAACCTTTCATCTTCTATAGAGGTGAATGCATCAACAATATATTGTTGCAATAATATCCCTCCTCTAATGAATAATTGACTTTCAGTGCTCCTTTGTTGCAGCATATAACAATAATATTCTCTCCTGGTGACAAATTCTCGTTTCATTTTTCCTGTACCTACATCAAATTGATAAAGGAGGTCAATCTTATATCTATAACAATAGTATGTTCTCCTGATAAAACTAACCAGCATTTGATTTTTCTCATACCTGTATCAAATTGATAAAGAATGTTAATTTTATATCCATCTTTGCCATATTGAAATAAGATAGGATATTGTATAGCCATAAAAGTAGGATGCAAATCACTTATCTGTTTCAATTTTCCTGTTTGGTATTCAACTATAATATCACGGCCTTTATCAAACTGCCCAAGATCTCCAATAATTAATCCCGCCATCTCGGGAACAGGTGGGTGATTATATTGAGAAGTATCATATGGATGCTTCGCAGGTAATATTATAGACACAGAATGGAGATCGCTAGTTCTAAATCGATCTCTTGccatgcaaattttttttaccaatgcattaaccttatcaaacatttctATTAGCTATAAAACAATACTTTCAACTTCATCAGCTTCAATGTTTGCTCCGAAGCTTGAAAAAGCTGCTAATCTATTTGTAGCTTCATTTTCGGTGTCATAAATATACAGCTGAGCAAATTGGAGTTTCTCACCAGGTAATGGAACCAAGGAGCCTATAAGATGATGGTTTTGACCATTAATTATGAATGTATATGGTGCTTGCCCATCATTTATGTCTCGATCAATTTTGGTACCAAAAGATGTAAATGCAATTGAACATCCTTAGATTACAAGGAAGAAGTTTTGAAAGTTGTCCCCCATTATAATCTAATAGCTATTTTAATGGATGAGGAGCTCCTCTATCTCCAGGAAGCTTTTATACGACCATGTCTGCAACAAAGTGAGTATATTGGAATATTGGAATGGTGATTTTTGAGCCGCTCAGCAGACCAAAAAATAGCCCCATAATACTGACACTTATATTCTGGAGAACCCAAGTTTAAAGTAGCCACAACATTTTGAGCAAGTAATTCGTCTGAGAATAGAGTTGGTCACGTAGGctcctttcatttcttttcaaaCGTTGCGTTGCTATCCTATTTTTCCTATTTGTCTCAGGATGATCCATTATTTAAAGACACTGTTAATCAAAATGtcaatacaaaaatatatattgagaaCTCAGCATGAGAAAAAGGAATTCATTTAGACTATATACATCAATAAGGATATGTACGATAGAAAAAATTAAGCTAACCAATTTCACAAACATCAAGTAGGAGGAAGCATAACAACATACTAATatcgaaaaataaattaaagatttGTTTGTCACATTGAAACAAACATAGACAATGAAAGCAGAGAAAACAACATATAGCTAAAGAGAAGGGAACAACCCAAATTAGGAATCCAATTACATACGTTTGTATAATTATGACCTCAAATACCACTGTGTAGCTGAAATTTGAAGGTAGAACCTAGCGTAAAACATAGACAATGAAACAAACATAGATAATGAAAGGAGAGAAAACAACGTATAGCCAAAGAGAATGGAACAACCCAAATTCGGAATCCAATTACATACGTTTGTATAATTATGACCTCAAATACCACTGTGTAGCTGAAATTTGAAGGTAGAACCTAGCGTAAAACATAGACAATGAAACAAACATAGATAATGAAAGGAGAGAAAACAACGTATAGCCAAAGAGAATGGAACAACCCAAATTAGGAATCCAATTACATACGTTTGTATAATTATGACCTCAAATACCACTGTGTAGCTGAAATTTGAAGGTAGAACCTAGCGTAAAACATAGACAATGAAACAAACATGGATAATGAAAGGAGAGAAAACAAAGTATAGCCAAAGAGAATGGAACAACCCAAATTAGGAATCCAATTACATACCTTTGTATAATTATGACCTCAAATACCACTATATAGCTGAAATTTGAAGGTAGAACCTAGCGTAAACCTCAACATAGAATACCGTTGAGCTGCCAAGGAAGGAGCTATGAACAAATTGCGTTATGGTGACAGAAAAGTAATGGAATTTCACCATAGGAGTGAAGTaaatgaggggaaaaaaagCGTTTATGCACCTGCCTCAATTCCTCTGATTCCCTCGATAAAGCGTATCGGAAAAGACGGGATAAAGAGGAGGATCGTCTCATTACTAATCAATCTGGGTGTTTACTTGAGCAAAGCAAATTGGAGAAGACGTGATCAAGAGGAGGATCGTTTGATTACACCGCCCTCGTTACTCAAAGGTAGGTCATACCCCATTGGCTAGGGGAGTGGGTGTTGGTTTGTCGATTGTCTTAGCAAAAACATGTATTTCATTGTGATTGTTGAGACAGGTGGCTTTTTGTTTCTTGTGGATCTTGATTGCACGATATCCATCTCTGTTTGATGAGCAAGTGGAATTGCTTTGGGGTTTGggtttgctgatgtggttgtattaaaAGACAtggttgatttgatttttttatataataggGATAGACCGGATTAACATTTTGGTCTAATAAATAAGACATCATTGCACTTGTCTTAAATACGGCTCGGTCCCCCCTAAAACCCTCCCTATAACGGCCTAAACCCTATTTCTGTTCAATTCACAGATTCCCAAACTTAACCTCGTGCCGGTGCCAGCGTCTACGATAGGAGAACATTGAAATTTTTTGGAAAACAATGGAAGTTGATTTGGGAGATATCGCGTTTGGCATGGATTTCCATCCCTCAGACCAGCTCGTCGCTACTGGCCTTATCAATGGCCACCTTCACTTGTTGGTTTTTTTCTTCGTCCTCTTTTTTCATAACTGCTTTCGCTACACAAGTATACGCTTTGATTTCAGTTGAAATTGTTTGCCAatttctgtttggttgcttgCAGGTACCGTTACAGTGCCGATTCATTACCTCCTCAAAGGTATGATTTCAAATTAGAGGATTGAATTAGGGATTTAAAACATGCGAGTTTCATTGCTCTTTATGAGAGATACAAGTGTGGAATTTTAGGTTGCTGGAAGTTCACGCGCACGAAGACTCTTGTAGGGCTTCTAGGTTCATCAATGGGGGACAAGGTAAAACTCAATTGTGCTATTATACTGCTGCTATCTACTTCTTTTGCAATTTTTGTTACTCTGTAAAAAGCCAAGAGAATGTTCCTTTCATCAGCGATTTTGACGGGTTCTAAGGATTGCTCGATTGTTGCCACTGACGTGGAAACGGGATCACAAATTGCTCGCCTTGTAAACGCTCATGAGTATGTCATTTTGATTTATTCAAAGATTTATAGAACTCAGGCTTAAATCTAAGCACTCTCTTGCATTCTTGTGCAGGGATGCCATTTATAGTTTGATCAACCTCACAGAGTCCACCGTTGCATCGGGGGATGATCAAGGCTGTATTAAGGTGCTTTTTCATTACTAAATCTGATTAGTTGTTTTAGCTTCATTTAGTTCTCTTCAGCAAGGGGTCATGAGCTCAAATATTGGAAACAACTTCTCCGTTGTGCGGCTTTCTAACCCTGCGTCTGCTAAGCCTCCGCGACATGATCCtagtgcatgagagttgttaaATATGTTATTTAATTATCAAAAGCTGTTGCGTGATCGTGAGTTTAGTGTAAGTATCCAAATAATGTGTGTGCTTCAGAATATAAGGCAGTGACGGCCAATTGAACTGTAAGCTAGAGACCAGTTGGAGGACAGGCATACTTTTTGTATGCCCACTGGAGgcctatattatttttatttaatatttaatatagaTTTCAAATCTTATGATAGCAGGTTCATTCCTTGAGGTAATCGGATTGCTATTTATAGTTGGTATTGTGCTTCAACTTGAGACATTCTTCATTGCAGGTATGGGATACCAGGCAACGCTCTTGCTGCAATTCTTTTGATGCTCATAAAGACTACGTTTCGGATATGGCTTTTGCTTCTGATTCAATGAAACTGCTTGGAACAAGGTACTCAACAGCGTAACTGAgttttattatttcttaaaaCGATAAGAAAGGATAATCCTTCTGCTCGATGCCCGGGGCATTTTTGCAGTAATTGGCAGTTGTGAAATCATTTTAGGGGATTTGTGCACAAATTCTTGCTCTAAGTATGCTTTTCGCGCTCCTAGTATGTGAATGCGAGAATATTGAACCATTCAGCTTCCACTTAGCAAACTGCCAATCAACCAATTTATATAGATTAGGTAAATATGCAGTTTGTGCATGTATCTCTCTTTTGATGTTGCTTGGGTCTGTAATTAGATAATACTTCCTTGGTAATTGTTTTCTTTGTATCTgaaatatttttcttgtatgaagccaaaatttataaaattagaACCAATTTCTTTAGGGCAAGTTAaagttttaaaacaatgttGGTGTCTATAAGTAAGCAAATTAGCAAACTGCCTTGTGAAATTAAAGGATTTTATTTCGGTGTTTGTAAAACAGTAAAGGCAAATTGGTCTTGATACTAGAAACATAACTGTTCTTGCTTTAGTACTCCCTTTAGCTACAACAGTGTCAGATTTTTTGACTGATATATGCTGCAAGAACATTTTTTTCATTCAAGAGATGCATAgagttgtattttttttgataggtGGCATGTACTTGAGTGTCTTCTATTTAtattgcctctctctctctctctctctctctctctctctatttcctTCCTAACAAAATCTTTTTTATCAACCTCTTTGTATTATGAAGCGGAGATGGAACTCTGTCTGTTTGCAATCTTAGAAGAAATaaagtaagttttttttttttttttttaatttttgtttatttaaatCTGGTAACAATTCTATTGCTGGCATATGTATTGCAGTTTTTAAATACGTTATGCTGTTGAGGGGCTACCATATTTTGTCAATTTACTTGAACCAGTTGACTTTCATGATAGGTTCAAACTCAGTCCGAGTTTTCTGAAGAGGAGTTATCATCTGTTGTTATTATGAAGGTACCATCTATTTCCAAAATGTTAATTGCACAAAGTTATCTGGTTGCTTCTGTAAATGGTTTTAGAAGCTTTTCTTTTAGCAACATAACACCATTTTGCTGCACCATGAAGTGGTCAAGCTTTTCCTTTCGTAAATGGTCCATTGTACAATATGTAGTTTAAAAAATGCTAATAACGTTGTCAAGTTTTCTTTTTCGCTCTTTTATTGGATGAGTCATCCCGCATTTGTGAGCCAGAAATCTGTTCTGTAATTCAGCTAGCATATATAGTAACTGGAAAAGTCTTAAGTTTTCCAAATAATTTGACAaacatatttatgggaattgaATGAAGAAAAGGTTAAAATGTACTTTTGGCAATAGATGGTTACAATTCCATATTTCTAAGATGTTGCCTTCACTAAAGGGAAAGTTCTGTTGGTTATTGTAGTCACGTTTGCTTTAAGTAGGAGTTGCCTTGTTATGTTGCCAATATGGGGGAAAAATAAGTTGCCAATATGGGGAGAGAAGAGTGCTGCCTTGATTACAGAAAAGAGACTCTTTGCTTAAATTTCCTTGACTAAAAATGAGTTGTCTTGTTCTAGCTACTAGAGAGTAGTTTCTGGTTATAGATGAATGTTCCATTGGTTCTGGAAATTATGTCTTAGAATCAGAATTTATTTACTGTCCGTGAACATTGCCAACGAGTTTAGATTATAAATGCAAGATTACATGTTTATCTTTGTTAACCTATATTTGTCTTCTGATATGCATGACATGTAAATTTTGTGGTCAGAATGGATGCAAAATTATTTGTGGATCACAAAATGGAACTTTACTGCTGTATTCATGGGGCTATTTCAAGGATTGCAGGTAGTTGCTCTTAATGACATGAGAAAACAATGAATACCAACATGCTCTTGTAAGATTCAGAATTTCAGTATATTTATGAGGGGGGGAATTTTGAgtgaaatctctctctctcttcctctctccatGAACTATTGATGTACTTATACAAGAAGTTGCTTTGATATTCATTTTTGGGTTTCCAGTGATCGATTTGTTGCTGACTCTTCAGCCTCCATTGATGCTCTGTTAAAGGTGAGCGGGCAAGTTCATTGTTGTTTGAGTTGTTGCTTGTTAGCTATCCAAGAGTCCGCTTGAATgaatgattttaatttttttcgttTTAGCTTGATGAAGATAGAGTCATAATTGGATCTGAAAACGGACTCATCAGGTGAGATGCAAAATAGAGGGGAATACAACCAGTCCTTCGTTGGATCCTGATCTCTTTTCTTTTGTACCTTCAGTGTTTACCTTTATCTGATTTTTGCTTAATTTTCCTCTTGAATGTATTTAGCTTGGTCGGCATATTACCCAACCGGATTATCCAGCCAATTGCGGTGCATTCGGAATACCCAATCGAGGGCCTTGGTACTCTAAAACTCTATCTGTTTTGATGGAATTTATTTTGATTGCATA is a genomic window containing:
- the LOC119995423 gene encoding uncharacterized protein LOC119995423, producing MAGLIIGDLGQFDKGRDIIVEYQTGKLKQISDLHPTFMAIQYPILFQYGKDGYKINILYQFDTGTGKMKREFVTRREYYCYMLQQRSTESQLFIRGGILLQQYIVDAFTSIEDERLLYIRFKYQQEHYISEIYKGVQNAFLHGDISANTIGKRIILSGSPCYMIQHYHDAMAICHSLGNHDLFITFTCNKQWKEICDALNLILGQRAEDRPDIVSRVFHMKLIEFMKDIKQENYFDRAIGGIHTIEFQKKSLPHVHIIVWLHPNDKYSTTDDINEIICAEILDKQLDPILYNIVSTFMIHGPCGVTNPKAPYMRNQWCTKHFPKKYSSEILIADDGFVIYRRCDDNRTIVKEGVKLDNRFVVPYNKGLLLKYQAHVNVEWCNRSRSIKYLFKYINKGPDRARAMLHENIDQVQPSSSAQSKVIDEIQTFLDCRYLTAYESIWTIFDFDIHYKFHAVQNLTIHLPLMNNIIFQGDQNVDGLLHQLGIEKTMLTEWMSTNCTAEDACQLTYAEFPSFWRWDGKNKFWFRRQRGECIGGISYVPSTVGELYYLRLLLGHMKGPTNYIDIRTFNGILYDSFQETCNAMVLIDNDHEWHDAMDEAAT
- the LOC120013129 gene encoding WD repeat-containing protein 55; the encoded protein is MEVDLGDIAFGMDFHPSDQLVATGLINGHLHLYRYSADSLPPQRLLEVHAHEDSCRASRFINGGQAILTGSKDCSIVATDVETGSQIARLVNAHEDAIYSLINLTESTVASGDDQGCIKVWDTRQRSCCNSFDAHKDYVSDMAFASDSMKLLGTSGDGTLSVCNLRRNKVQTQSEFSEEELSSVVIMKNGCKIICGSQNGTLLLYSWGYFKDCSDRFVADSSASIDALLKLDEDRVIIGSENGLISLVGILPNRIIQPIAVHSEYPIEGLAFSHDRKFLGSISHDQTLKLWDLDNILQGSGRTVKSQAGPADSDSDGMDVEDTSSKPNKGTKRKNASKGNSSSSTNSFFADFAD